The following proteins are co-located in the Opitutaceae bacterium genome:
- a CDS encoding MBL fold metallo-hydrolase: protein MNLIDLNREGGIGANSLFLRLGDLRILVDCGMHPKHAGRAATPDLGKLRGVSLDLIIVTHCHLDHIGSLPLVMREHPDTPVILSTASRMLIERMLHNSASVMTRQKEELQLPDLPLFTHAEIDRLSKRFTPIPFGQAKRFRGNKDEIEVILHPAGHVVGAAGVEIHHKHRGIFITGDVLFEDQRTLSGAKFPAGRFDTLVMETTRGATERPLDKGRVRELGRLIDSINDTIQRGGSYLIPVFALGRMQEILSIVHDAR, encoded by the coding sequence ATGAATCTCATCGACCTGAACCGCGAAGGCGGAATCGGTGCAAACTCGCTCTTCCTCCGCCTTGGCGATCTGCGCATCCTCGTGGACTGCGGCATGCACCCGAAACACGCCGGCCGGGCTGCAACTCCGGATCTGGGCAAACTCAGGGGAGTCTCGCTCGATCTCATCATTGTCACCCACTGCCACCTCGATCACATCGGAAGCCTCCCCTTGGTCATGCGGGAACACCCCGATACGCCCGTGATTCTTTCAACCGCAAGCCGCATGCTCATTGAGCGCATGCTGCACAACTCGGCAAGCGTGATGACCCGTCAGAAGGAGGAGTTGCAGCTTCCCGATCTGCCCCTTTTCACGCACGCGGAGATCGACCGCCTGAGCAAGCGCTTCACGCCAATTCCGTTCGGACAGGCTAAACGCTTCCGGGGAAACAAGGACGAGATCGAGGTGATCCTTCACCCGGCCGGGCATGTCGTGGGAGCGGCCGGCGTCGAGATCCATCACAAGCATCGCGGAATCTTCATCACGGGCGACGTTCTCTTCGAGGACCAGCGCACGCTCTCAGGCGCCAAGTTCCCGGCCGGTCGTTTTGACACGCTGGTCATGGAGACAACGCGCGGCGCCACGGAGCGCCCGCTTGACAAGGGACGCGTGCGCGAATTAGGGCGCCTCATCGACAGCATCAACGACACAATCCAGCGCGGGGGATCGTATCTCATTCCCGTCTTTGCGCTGGGCCGGATGCAGGAGATCCTTTCAATCGTCCATGATGCCCGCAA
- a CDS encoding ApaG domain, whose protein sequence is MSASAPIPGLTAQLDKLIYHHGGICAPPDKRHAFIYYITIQNGSPHTITLLGRKWVLEYEDGRRAVIEGDKIVGETPRLVPGEAFSYNSYHLTNENAQVHGSFHGVDETGARIHVVLPPFAMAIPSR, encoded by the coding sequence GTGTCCGCTTCCGCTCCCATCCCGGGCCTGACCGCCCAACTTGACAAGCTGATCTACCATCACGGTGGAATCTGCGCGCCGCCGGACAAGCGCCACGCGTTCATCTACTACATCACCATCCAGAACGGATCCCCCCACACCATCACCCTGCTCGGACGCAAATGGGTGCTTGAATACGAGGACGGACGCCGGGCGGTGATCGAGGGCGACAAGATCGTGGGCGAAACGCCGCGACTGGTTCCCGGCGAGGCGTTCAGCTACAACAGCTATCACCTGACAAATGAGAACGCGCAGGTCCATGGAAGCTTCCACGGCGTCGATGAGACGGGCGCAAGAATCCATGTCGTTCTCCCCCCGTTCGCCATGGCGATTCCATCACGCTGA
- the purH gene encoding bifunctional phosphoribosylaminoimidazolecarboxamide formyltransferase/IMP cyclohydrolase: MEKLALLSVSDKQGLAEFATALVRKHGYRLLSTGGTAKLLGAQGLPVTEVGTHTGFPEIMEGRVKTLHPKIHGGLLCRRDKEDHLAQAKANGIALIDLVVVNLYPFEATVAKPDVEFEEAIENIDIGGPSMLRSAAKNQASVTVVCDPGDYTRVLEAMDSPTKLAALRRELALKVFQRTAAYDAAIARYLEAQAAEPDIHALSGLPARFSIGFDKAQALRYGENPHQKAALYGTFHDHFQQLQGRELSYNNILDITSATYLIGEFERPTVAILKHTNPCGVASAEVLIDAWNKAYATDRQAPFGGIIIVNRTLDGAVAKAISDIFTEVIIAPRFDDDALAILGKKKNLRLMVAKGGLGADALQEIRSVVGGILVQDRDRRMEKGADFKVVTSREPTPEEWDSMIFGWKVCKHVKSNAIVYARGEQTLGVGAGQMARVDSSRIAVWKAGEAGLDLKGSVVASEALFPFADGLIAAADAGATSAIQPGGSVRDEEVIKAANDRGMAMVFTGVRHFRH; the protein is encoded by the coding sequence ATGGAAAAACTGGCGCTGCTTTCGGTGAGCGACAAACAAGGCCTGGCGGAATTTGCAACCGCATTGGTTCGCAAGCATGGCTATCGCCTGCTTTCGACGGGTGGAACCGCGAAGCTGCTGGGCGCCCAGGGACTGCCCGTCACCGAGGTGGGGACGCACACGGGGTTTCCCGAGATCATGGAGGGCCGTGTCAAGACGCTGCATCCAAAGATTCACGGCGGTTTGCTTTGCAGGCGCGACAAGGAGGACCATCTCGCCCAGGCGAAGGCCAACGGGATCGCGTTGATCGATCTGGTGGTGGTGAACCTGTATCCCTTTGAAGCGACGGTTGCGAAACCGGATGTCGAATTTGAAGAAGCGATCGAGAACATCGACATTGGCGGGCCGTCCATGCTGCGCAGCGCGGCCAAGAATCAGGCGAGCGTCACGGTGGTGTGCGATCCAGGTGACTACACGCGGGTGCTCGAGGCGATGGATTCGCCGACGAAACTCGCTGCTTTGCGGCGGGAGCTGGCGCTGAAGGTGTTTCAGCGAACGGCGGCCTATGATGCGGCGATCGCCCGCTATCTCGAGGCGCAGGCTGCGGAACCCGACATCCATGCGTTGAGCGGGCTTCCGGCGCGGTTTTCCATCGGCTTTGACAAGGCCCAGGCGCTTCGATACGGGGAGAATCCGCACCAGAAGGCCGCGCTCTACGGCACGTTTCACGATCATTTCCAGCAACTGCAGGGCAGGGAACTCAGCTACAACAACATTCTGGACATCACGTCCGCCACCTACCTCATCGGTGAATTCGAGCGTCCCACCGTCGCGATTCTGAAACACACGAATCCCTGTGGAGTCGCCAGTGCGGAGGTGCTGATCGATGCCTGGAACAAGGCCTACGCGACGGACCGGCAGGCTCCGTTTGGAGGCATCATCATCGTGAATCGGACGCTTGACGGCGCCGTGGCGAAGGCGATCTCCGACATCTTCACCGAAGTCATCATAGCGCCGCGTTTTGACGACGATGCGCTCGCGATCCTTGGGAAAAAGAAAAACCTCCGGCTGATGGTCGCAAAGGGCGGCCTTGGCGCCGATGCGCTCCAGGAGATCCGATCGGTTGTTGGAGGAATACTGGTGCAGGATCGTGACCGTCGCATGGAAAAAGGCGCTGATTTCAAGGTGGTGACAAGCCGCGAGCCCACGCCGGAGGAATGGGATTCAATGATCTTCGGCTGGAAGGTGTGCAAGCACGTCAAGTCGAACGCGATCGTCTACGCGCGCGGCGAGCAGACCCTCGGAGTGGGGGCGGGGCAGATGGCGCGCGTGGACAGCTCCCGCATCGCGGTCTGGAAAGCCGGCGAGGCGGGGCTCGACTTGAAGGGATCGGTTGTGGCCAGTGAGGCGCTCTTTCCATTCGCGGACGGCCTGATCGCCGCCGCCGATGCGGGGGCGACCAGCGCGATTCAGCCGGGTGGTTCCGTGCGCGACGAGGAAGTGATAAAGGCCGCCAATGACCGGGGAATGGCCATGGTCTTTACGGGCGTCCGTCACTTCCGGCATTGA